A genomic stretch from Treponema primitia ZAS-1 includes:
- a CDS encoding ABC transporter ATP-binding protein: protein MGFIEFCGVCKYYNAGENRISAADHISFEIEKNEFTVILGPSGAGKTTLLNMLGGMDSCDEGVISLDGREISSLNERQLTEYRRHDVGFVFQFYNLIQNLTALENVELASEICDESRDPRETLRAVGLAERMDNFPGQLSGGEQQRVAIARALAKNPKILLCDEPTGALDYETGKNILRLLQESCAGNSVTNSAGKTVIVITHNHAIAGMADRVIQLKNGGIVHIERNPKPLPVEKIEW, encoded by the coding sequence ATGGGTTTTATTGAATTTTGTGGGGTCTGTAAGTACTACAATGCTGGTGAAAACCGAATAAGTGCGGCGGACCATATAAGCTTTGAAATTGAAAAAAATGAATTTACCGTGATCCTGGGGCCCAGCGGCGCAGGGAAAACTACCCTCCTCAACATGCTCGGGGGCATGGATTCCTGCGACGAGGGGGTCATTTCCCTGGACGGGCGGGAGATCAGCTCCCTTAACGAGCGGCAGCTTACGGAATACCGCCGGCATGATGTGGGCTTTGTGTTTCAATTTTACAACCTGATCCAGAACCTTACCGCCCTGGAAAACGTGGAACTTGCCTCGGAAATTTGCGATGAAAGCCGGGACCCCCGGGAAACCCTGAGGGCGGTGGGCCTGGCGGAACGGATGGACAATTTTCCCGGTCAGCTTTCCGGGGGGGAACAGCAGCGGGTTGCCATCGCCAGGGCTCTGGCCAAGAACCCCAAGATACTGCTCTGTGATGAACCTACGGGCGCCCTGGATTACGAAACGGGGAAGAACATACTCAGGCTTTTGCAGGAAAGCTGTGCGGGAAACTCCGTTACAAATAGCGCGGGAAAGACGGTGATCGTTATCACCCATAACCACGCCATCGCGGGCATGGCCGACCGGGTGATTCAGCTGAAAAACGGGGGGATCGTACATATTGAAAGGAACCCTAAGCCCTTGCCGGTTGAAAAGATTGAGTGGTAA